In a genomic window of Struthio camelus isolate bStrCam1 chromosome 16, bStrCam1.hap1, whole genome shotgun sequence:
- the SNRPA gene encoding U1 small nuclear ribonucleoprotein A isoform X1: protein MAVQDARPNHTIYINNLNEKIKKDELKKSLYAIFSQFGQILDILVSRSLKMRGQAFVIFKEISSATNALRSMQGFPFYDKPMRIQYSKTDSDIIAKMKGTFVERDRKREKRKPKGQEASSAKKAIAGAAAPVASAVQGAVPGMPPMNQAPRMMHHMPGQPPYMPPPGMIPPPGMAPGGIPPGAMPPQQQLSENPPNHILFLTNLPEETNELMLSMLFNQFPGFKEVRLVPGRHDIAFVEFDNEVQAGAARDALQGFKITQNNAMKISFAKK, encoded by the exons ATGGCTGTCCAGGACGCACGCCCCAACCACACAATCTACATCAACAACCTCAACGAGAAGATCAAGAAGGATG AGCTGAAGAAGTCCCTTTACGCCATCTTCTCCCAGTTCGGCCAAATCCTGGACATCCTGGTGTCCCGGAGCCTGAAGATGCGGGGTCAAGCCTTCGTCATCTTCAAGGAGATCAGTAGCGCCACCAACGCGCTGCGGTCCATGCAGGGCTTCCCCTTCTACGACAAGCCCATG AGGATTCAGTACTCGAAGACAGACTCGGACATCATCGCCAAGATGAAGGGAACCTTCGTGGAGCGTGACCGCAAGCGGGAGAAGAGGAAGCCCAAAGGCCAAGAAGCTTCCTCAGCCAAGAAAGCGATCGCTGGGGCTGCGGCTCCGGTTGCGTCCGCAGTCCAGGGAGCCGTTCCC GGAATGCCGCCGATGAACCAGGCGCCCCGCATGATGCACCACATGCCAGGCCAGCCGCCCTACATGCCGCCACCGGGCATGATCCCGCCGCCCGGCATGGCTCCCGGTGGGATCCCTCCCGGGGCTATGCCCCCCCAGCAG CAGCTCTCGGAGAACCCGCCCAACCACATCCTCTTCCTCACCAACCTGCCCGAGGAGACCAACGAGCTGATGCTCTCGATGCTGTTCAACCA GTTCCCCGGGTTCAAGGAGGTGCGCCTGGTGCCGGGCAGACACGATATCGCCTTCGTGGAGTTCGATAACGAGGTGCAGGCGGGAGCCGCCCGCGACGCGCTGCAAGGCTTCAAGATCACCCAGAACAACGCCATGAAGATCTCCTTTGCCAAGAAGTGA
- the SNRPA gene encoding U1 small nuclear ribonucleoprotein A isoform X2, producing MAVQDARPNHTIYINNLNEKIKKDELKKSLYAIFSQFGQILDILVSRSLKMRGQAFVIFKEISSATNALRSMQGFPFYDKPMRIQYSKTDSDIIAKMKGTFVERDRKREKRKPKGQEASSAKKAIAGAAAPVASAVQGAVPGMPPMNQAPRMMHHMPGQPPYMPPPGMIPPPGMAPGGIPPGAMPPQQLSENPPNHILFLTNLPEETNELMLSMLFNQFPGFKEVRLVPGRHDIAFVEFDNEVQAGAARDALQGFKITQNNAMKISFAKK from the exons ATGGCTGTCCAGGACGCACGCCCCAACCACACAATCTACATCAACAACCTCAACGAGAAGATCAAGAAGGATG AGCTGAAGAAGTCCCTTTACGCCATCTTCTCCCAGTTCGGCCAAATCCTGGACATCCTGGTGTCCCGGAGCCTGAAGATGCGGGGTCAAGCCTTCGTCATCTTCAAGGAGATCAGTAGCGCCACCAACGCGCTGCGGTCCATGCAGGGCTTCCCCTTCTACGACAAGCCCATG AGGATTCAGTACTCGAAGACAGACTCGGACATCATCGCCAAGATGAAGGGAACCTTCGTGGAGCGTGACCGCAAGCGGGAGAAGAGGAAGCCCAAAGGCCAAGAAGCTTCCTCAGCCAAGAAAGCGATCGCTGGGGCTGCGGCTCCGGTTGCGTCCGCAGTCCAGGGAGCCGTTCCC GGAATGCCGCCGATGAACCAGGCGCCCCGCATGATGCACCACATGCCAGGCCAGCCGCCCTACATGCCGCCACCGGGCATGATCCCGCCGCCCGGCATGGCTCCCGGTGGGATCCCTCCCGGGGCTATGCCCCCCCAGCAG CTCTCGGAGAACCCGCCCAACCACATCCTCTTCCTCACCAACCTGCCCGAGGAGACCAACGAGCTGATGCTCTCGATGCTGTTCAACCA GTTCCCCGGGTTCAAGGAGGTGCGCCTGGTGCCGGGCAGACACGATATCGCCTTCGTGGAGTTCGATAACGAGGTGCAGGCGGGAGCCGCCCGCGACGCGCTGCAAGGCTTCAAGATCACCCAGAACAACGCCATGAAGATCTCCTTTGCCAAGAAGTGA